The Gemmatimonadales bacterium DNA segment TCGACCACCGTGAGCCCCTCGGGCACCGTGAACAGGAAATCGTGCGTGCGACCGGTCTCGAGCGCGCTCACGATCGTGTTCCACCGCTCGCCCTCGGGAAACTCGTAGAGCCCGGGCCGCACCCGACGCGCCATGCCGCGCATCCGGGCGTACATCCGGAACTTCCATGACGAGGTCACGATGTGGTGCGCTACCAGCGAATCGGTGACGGCGACCAGCGAAGATCCGCGCGGCACGTAGACGTTGGCCTTGATGGCGTTAGGCGCCGGCCCGCCACACCCGGCCAGAAGAGCCGCGAGCGGGAGCAGCCTAAGCGCCCGCATGGCTCCGCTGAGAATCGAGCCATGACTGGAGGATCGAAACGGCGGCCATCTGGTCGATGCGCGCGCGTGAGTCCTTGTCCTTCACGCCCGCCCGCCGCGCCGACTTGATCGCGTGCGCCGTGGAGAGCCGCTCGTCCACGAAGCTGACCTTCCGGCCCGAACGCGCCGCGATCGCCTCGCCGAACGCGCGCGCCTCGCGGGCCGAGTCACCCTCCTCCCCCTCCGGCGTGAGCGGCAGGCCGACGACGACGTCCGTCACACCGTGTTCTTCCGCGAGCGCGACGACTTTGGCCACCGGCGCGCGATGGTGCGCGCGCCGGCTCAGGGTCGTCAGAGGTTGTGCGATGAGACGGCTCGGGTCGGAGATCGCTACGCCGAAGCGCTTGGTGCCCCAGTCCACGGCGAGCGCCCGTCCCGTGCCTTGGGCGGCTGGCAAGGGTTACTCTACCCCTGGGCCATCGTCGCGTAGAACTCCTTGTTGTTCTTGGTCCGCTTGAGCCGCTCGAGCAGGAACTCGATCGCCTCCACCGGCGGCATCTCCGAAAGGAACTTGCGCAGCAGGTAGACCCGGTTGAGCTCGTCCGCCGCGAAAAGCAGCTCTTCCTTCCGGGTCGCCGAGCGGTTCACGTCGATCGCCGGCCAGGTCCGCCGCTCCGAGATCCTCCGGTCGAGGACGATCTCCAGGTTGCCGGTGCCCTTGAACTCCTCGAAGATCACCTCGTCCATCCGGCTGCCGGTCTCGATGAGCGCCGTGCCGACGATCGTCAGCGAACCGCCGCCCTCGATGTTGCGCGCCGCGCCGAAGAACCGTTTCGGCTTGTGCAGCGCGTTGGCGTCCACGCCGCCGGAGAGGATCTTCCCCGAGTGCGGCACCACCACGTTGTGGGCGCGCGCCAGGCGGGTGATCGAGTCGAGCAGGATCACTACGTCCTTCCCGTGCTCCACCAGCCGCTTCGCTTTCTCGATCACCATGTCGGCCACCTGCACGTGGCGGTCGGCCGGCTCGTCGAAGGTCGAGGAGATCACCTCGGCCTTCACATTCTCCTCCATGTCCGTCACTTCCTCGGGCCGCTCGTCGATGAGCAGCACGATGAGGACGATCTCCGGATGGTTCTCGGTGATCGAGTTGGCCAGTTTCTGGAGGAGGATCGTCTTGCCCGCCTTGGGCGGGGAGCTGATCAGGGCGCGCTGGCCCTTGCCCAGCGGCGCCAGTATGTCCAGCACCCGCATCGAGACGTCGCCGTCCTTGCGTTCCAGCCGGATCCGCTCGTCCGGATAGCGCGGCCGCAGGTTGTCGAACGCGATGCGGTGCTTGGCCTTCTCCGGCTCCTCGAGGTTCACGACCTCGACCTTCAGCAGCGCGAGGTAGCGCTCGCCCTCTTTGGGCGGCCGCACCTGGCCGAGCACCGAGTCGCCGGTGCGCAGGTCGAAGCGCTTGATCTGGCTTGGCGATACGTAGATGTCGTCGGGGCCGTACAGGTAGTTCCAGTCCGGGCTGCGCAGGAAACCGTAGCCTTCCGGCAGGATCTCGAGCACGCCCTCGCCGCGGAGCACGGTGTCGGTGTCGAGCAGGTTCTGCTCGATGCGGAAGATGAGGTCCTGCTTCCGCAGCCCCGAGTAGTTCGTGATGTTGAGCTGCTCCGCCATCGCGTTCAATTCGGCGACGGACTTCTTCTTCAGTTCAGCAATGTCCACGGGTGGGAACTCCGATTGTGGTGCGGATGCCGGAGGGCGCAGCGCCCTCGGCGGTTTGGTTGCGCATTGTGGGATTAGTGTTTCCCGGCGCGAGCCGGGTTATGACGTGAATTGGTAAGGGGATTGAATCTCCGAAAGTGGGTTCAAAGCTAGGACTCCACTGGGCGGTGGTCAAGGGGAGAGCCGGGAGCAGTTCCA contains these protein-coding regions:
- a CDS encoding endolytic transglycosylase MltG, with amino-acid sequence MRALRLLPLAALLAGCGGPAPNAIKANVYVPRGSSLVAVTDSLVAHHIVTSSWKFRMYARMRGMARRVRPGLYEFPEGERWNTIVSALETGRTHDFLFTVPEGLTVVEIADLAAEKLRLARDSIRTAVRDSFLAAARDPALRE
- the ruvX gene encoding Holliday junction resolvase RuvX; the encoded protein is MPAAQGTGRALAVDWGTKRFGVAISDPSRLIAQPLTTLSRRAHHRAPVAKVVALAEEHGVTDVVVGLPLTPEGEEGDSAREARAFGEAIAARSGRKVSFVDERLSTAHAIKSARRAGVKDKDSRARIDQMAAVSILQSWLDSQRSHAGA
- the rho gene encoding transcription termination factor Rho, coding for MDIAELKKKSVAELNAMAEQLNITNYSGLRKQDLIFRIEQNLLDTDTVLRGEGVLEILPEGYGFLRSPDWNYLYGPDDIYVSPSQIKRFDLRTGDSVLGQVRPPKEGERYLALLKVEVVNLEEPEKAKHRIAFDNLRPRYPDERIRLERKDGDVSMRVLDILAPLGKGQRALISSPPKAGKTILLQKLANSITENHPEIVLIVLLIDERPEEVTDMEENVKAEVISSTFDEPADRHVQVADMVIEKAKRLVEHGKDVVILLDSITRLARAHNVVVPHSGKILSGGVDANALHKPKRFFGAARNIEGGGSLTIVGTALIETGSRMDEVIFEEFKGTGNLEIVLDRRISERRTWPAIDVNRSATRKEELLFAADELNRVYLLRKFLSEMPPVEAIEFLLERLKRTKNNKEFYATMAQG